The Pelagibius sp. CAU 1746 genomic sequence CCCAGGCATGGGACCAAGGGCGATGGGCCGCAGGCGCAGGCACGGGCCCTGGTGGTCTTCCTGCACGGCCTGGGGGCGGACGGCAACGACCTCATCTCTCTGGCGCCGCTGTTGGAGCCGCTGCTGCCGGACACCGCCTTCGTGTCGCCGCATGCGCCCTATCCCTGCGACATGGCGCCCATGGGCCGCCAGTGGTTCAGCCTGCAGGACCGCGACCCCGAGGTGCTGCTGGCCGGGGTGCGCGACGTTGCGCCCAGCCTCAACGCCTTTTTGGATGCGGAGCTGGAAAGGCATGGCCTGAGCGACGACCGCTTGGCCCTGGTGGGGTTCTCGCAAGGCACCATGACGGCGCTGCATACGATGCTGCGCCGGCCCAAGGCCTGCGCCGTCATCGTCGGCTTTTCCGGCGCGCTCCTGGCGCCGGAGATACTGGGCGAGAAAATCGTCAGCCGGCCGCCGGTGCTGCTGGTGCACGGCGACGCCGACCCGGTGGTGCCTTTCGAGGCCCTGGCCGCCGCCCGGCAGGCGCTGGATCTGAACGGGGTTCCAGTCGCCGCCTATCCGCGCCCAGGCCTGCAACACGGGATCGATCAGGAGGGCTTGCAGCTCTGTGCCGCGGCCCTGATCGAGCATCTCTTTCCGGAGACGGTGCCGTCTGGGGGAAGCGCGGAGGACGGCTAGCGGCCGGCGTTCCGCCGCCGGCAAAAGAAACGAAGCGGGCCGGTATTGGCATCCCGGCCCGCTTCTTTTCTGATCGCCCCCGGTCGGGCGAAGGGCGCGCCGAGGCCCCGGATCAGGCGCTCCGCAGGCCTTCCAGGAAGGTATTGACTTCGGTCCTCAGCAGCTCCGACTGCTTGGAGAGCTCGTCGGAGGCCTCCAGGACATTCGAGGCGGACTCGCTGGTTTCCTTGGTGGCTTCGGAAACGTCGCCGATGTTGCTCGTCACCTCCTGCATGCCGGCCGCGACCTGCTGGGTGTTGCGCGAGATTTCCAGAGTCGCCGCGTTCTGCTCTTCCACTGCGGAAGCGATGGCCGTGGCGTTCTCGCTGATCTCGGTGATGATCTTCTGAACCGTGTCGATCACACTCACCGTTTCGTTGGTCGCGCTCTGCATGCCGGTGATCTGCTGGGCGATCTCCTCGGTGGCCTTGGCCGTCTGGTTGGCCAGGGACTTCACCTCGTTGGCGACCACCGCGAAGCCCTTGCCGGATTCGCCGGCGCGCGCCGCCTCGATGGTGGCGTTCAGGGCCAGCAGGTTGGTCTGCTCGGCGATGTCCTGGATCAGGTTCACCACGTCGCCGATCTTCTGGGCGGCGCCGGCCAGGCCCCGCACGGTCTCGCTCGCCTTGGTCGACTCTTCGGTGGCCCGGTTGGCGACCTGGGTCGACTGGGTCACCTGGGCGCTGATCTCGCCGATCGAGCTCGACAGTTCCTCGGCGGCGGAGGCGACCGTACGGACGTTGGTGGCGGCGTCGTCCGCGGCCCGGGACACGACGCCCGAGCGGTCGTTGGTGCGGTCGGCCGTGCTGGACATGGTCTCCGCTGTGCTGCGCATCTCGACCGTCGCCGAGGCCACGGAGTTCAGCACCACGGTGACTTTCTCGTCGAAGCGCTTGCTCAGGTCCTCGACCTGCTGCGCCCGCTTGGCCTTGGCTTCGGCCTCGGCGGCCTGCTCCTTGGCCAGGCGCTCGGCCTCGATGGCGTTCTGCTTGAACACCTCGACGGCCTTGGCCATCTCGCCGATCTCGTCGTTGCGCTCGCGCGCCGGGATGTCGATGGCCTTGTTGCCGGCCGCCAGTTCGCCCATGGCCAAAGTCATGGCGGAGATCGGACGGACGATGCCGCGGGCGATGAAGATGCCGGCGACGGTGAAGAAGGTCAGGATGAAGGCGGCCAGGATCAGCGAGCTGTTGCGCATCTCGGTCACGCCGGCGAAGACCTCGGACTGGTCGGCGTCGGCCAGGATGGCCCAGCGCACATCGAGGAACTCCACGAAGGTGAACGCCGATACCACGGGTTCGCCGCGGTAGTCGAGCTGCTGGACCATGCCTTGCTGGCCGCTGAGCGCCTGGGCGACGGCATCGTTGTCGATCCGCTGTTTCAGGATCGTCGACTCGTCCTGAAAGCGCGAGTCGCTGCGCATCAGCAGATCGGCGCCGACGATGTAGGTTTCGCCGGTTTCGCCCAGTCCGGCGGTGTTCTGCATCACGGCGTTGATGTTGTCGATCGGCATCTGGAACACCAGCACGCCGAGCGGCTGGCCCGCGTGGTCAAGCAGCGGGGTCGAGATGAAGCTGGCCGGCGAGTCGTTGCTCGGCGCATAGGGCTGGAAGTCGAAGAAGGCCTGGAATCCGGCCTGCGGGTCGGCCATCGCCGCCCTGTAGGCCTTACCAAGGTCGGTGTCCTTGTATTCGCCTTCCATCAGGTTGGTGGCGTAGTCCAGTTCCTTGAAGACCGTGTAGATCAGGTTGCCCCGCGTATCGAACAGGAAGATGTCGTAGTATCCGCGTTCGCGCAGGAAGCGGCGCAGCCAGGGATGGTACTTGCCGTGCACCTGGCTGTAGCGCGAACCGTCCTGGGCCAGGTCGAGATTGTCCTTCTGCCCGGTCGGATTGGGGTTTTCGGTGATGTAGAGCTGGCGCAGGCGATCGCTGGCGCCCGCGCCCAGTTCGTCCCAGGCGGCGGTGAAGGCGGCGGCGGCTTCCAGCACGGACTCGTTGGTGGAGAGAATGCGTAGATCCTGGCGGATGGTTGCCAGGTAATCCTCCAGTGCCGAAGCACGCACTTGAGCGAGCGCCGTCAGTTTCCGTTCGGCTTCTTCGCGGATGGTGCTGGCTGCCTTGAAGTAACTGGCGACGCCTACGGAGAGGGCCGCGACGAGGGCGCTTGCGACAATGACCGCCGGGATCTTGCGGCTGAGGCGCAGCCCCGAAAACAAATTGGACGTGCCTTTGACCATGTGACCGGTTCCCCAAGTGATTCCTGCGAGCATCGATCAACCCGGCATTTGGTTCCCGGCCGGGGCCGGCGCCCAGTAAAGGATCGATACATCTGGAGCCGACAATCGGCTGCCTAGGGGAAGCTACAGATTTATTGTTAAATTTAACTGAAATGATTTAAGCGATTATTGTATAGAACCGGACAATCTTTGGTGGCGTGTATCTTATCGATCATTTTTCTTGCAATAAGTGTAGTGTTGTTTGGAAGATAATCTATCCGGGTCTTGCGGGCTTTCGCGGCGGCGGTCCGCCGGTGTTGCGGTTTTGTGAAGTCTCCAGGCCGGCGAATCCCAATATCTTGTATGGGGGGGCGGCATTTAGTATTTATAGCGGGTCGAAGGGCCTGGCATCCCAGACCTAGATGACGACGCCGAGGAAGGATGGACCGGACATGACCGGTGCTGCACAGACCTATCCAGCGCTCGTCCTCAACGCCGACTTCCGTCCGTTGAGTTACTTCCCCTTGTCCCTGTGGTCTTGGCAGGATTCCATCAAGGCCGTCTTCCTCGACCGCGTGAACATCGTCTCGGAATACGACGAGGTGGTGCGCTCGCCCAGTTTCGAGATGAAGCTACCCAGCGTCATTTCGTTGAAGCAGTACGTCAGCCTGGACCGCCGGCCCGCTTTCACCCGTTTCAACGTGTTCCTGCGCGACAGCTTCGAATGCCAGTACTGCGGCGATGACCTGCCGGCGGAGGATCTGACCTTCGATCACATCATCCCGCGTTCGCGCGGCGGGCGGACTTCGTGGGACAACGTCGTCACCGCCTGCCAGGACTGCAACTTGGCGAAAGGGAACCGAATGCTGGGCGAGTCCGGCATGCGTCTCTTGAGGCCGGTGGAGGAGCCTACCACCTACCAGCTGCAGGACAACGGCCGCTGCTTCCCGCCAAATTTTCTTCACGAAAGTTGGCGGGATTTTCTTTACTGGGACAGCGAACTGGAGTCCTGAGGCGGCTTGCTTCGCGATTTTGCCATGCTTCGAGACGCGCGCTTTCGCGCGCTCCTCAGCATGAGGGAAGGTGGCTCGGCCTCATCCTGAGGAGCGATCCGCCAGGATCGCGTCTCGAAGGATGGGAGGTCGGAATCGGCGCTAGCTAGAAGCGTTCCGACAGCCAGATGGCGAGACGCGAGCCGGCCTTCACCGCGCCGCTCAGCAGTTCGTAGCCGGGCGTCTCCTCGGCACCGTGCTGCAGGCCGATGTCGCGGTGCTCCAGCTCTTCCTGGCGGAAGGTCTCGATGGTGTCCTTCAGCGCCGCCTGGTCGTCGCCCAACTGGGCGTTCTGGCCGGCGTAGTGCTCGTCGATGACTTCCTCGACCGCGACCGTGCAGGCCATGGCCGCTTTCTCGCCCAGCATGGCGGTGGCCGCGCCCAGCGCGAAGCCGGCGATGTGCCAGACCGGCTGCAGGGCCGTGGGGCGCACGCGGTTCTCCACCATCAGCTTCTCGAAGGTGCGCAGGTGGTGCAGCTCCTGCTCGTGCATGTGCTTCAGCGTCGGCGCGCAGGCGCTCTTGCCCAGCACCGCGAGCTGGCCTTCGTAGATGCGCCGGGCGCCGTATTCCCCGGCGTGATCGACGCGGATCATGCGGGCCAGGCGTTCCTGCGGCGCCAAGTCACCTGGTAAGTAGTCGCCGGGCAGGTAGTCATTGGGCAGGGTGTCGGTTCGGTCTTCGTCTGTCTTAGGAGCGTCCGTCATGTCTGGGCTCCCTTGCTGGTGGAAAAGGCTGCCCAGAAGGATAGCGCGGCCAGCAGGACGTAGGCCAGGACGTTGAAGCCGGCCATGGAGATGCCGAAGATCTCCCAGGGGATCTTGTCGCAGGGCGCGAAGGGCTGGTTCAGCAGGATCTCGCGCAGCTGCTCGACGGTGGCATTCTCCGGCAGCGCCGGGGCGTGGCACTCGGCCGTGCCCTGCCACCACTTCTGCTCGACGCCGACGTGGAAGACCGCGATGGCGGCACCGCCGAGGAAGGCGAGGCCGCTGCCGAGAAGAGCGAGACGCCGCCCCGCTGCGCTGCCGGCCGGCAGGAAGGCGAGCACGGCGAAACCCAGGGCGATGCCGTAGGCATAGCGCTGGTAGACGCAGAGGACGCAGGGGTAGAGGCCGCCCCAGTACTGCGAAGCGAAGGCGGCGCCCAGCGCGCCGAGACAGGCGGCGGCCAGCAGCGCCGGCAGGGTGCGGGGGTTGCGCAGCAGAAGGTCCATGGGCCGGTGTCGCTTCTCTTTCTTTGTGGGCTTTGCAGGCTAAAACAGATAGCGCAGGGCGATGAAGCCGCCGAACAGCAGGACGAAGAAGAGGATGGTCAACTGCGGCAGGTAGCGTTCGATGAAGCCGCGGATCGGCGGGCCGAAGTGCCACAACAGCGCCGCGAGCAGGAAGAAGCGCGCGCCGCGGGAGATCACCGAGGCAATCATGAAGACGCCGAAGTTCAGGTCCATGACGCCGGAGGTGATGGTGATGACCTTGTAGGGGAAAGGGGTGAAGCCGGCGCCGGCGACGATCCAGGCGCCCCATTCCTCGTAGCCGGCCTGGAACTCCTGGAAGCGGTCGACATAGCCGTAGAACTCGACGATCGGCTGGCCGAGCGTGTCGAACAGCAGGGCGCCGATGGCGTAGCCCGCGACGCCGCCGGCCACCGAGGCCAGGGTGCAGACCCCGGCGATGACCCAGGCGCGCTGGCGCGCCGCCAGGATCATGGGGATCAGCAGCACGTCGGGCGGGATGGGAAAGATGGAGGACTCGACGAAAGAGATGACGGCCAGGGCCCAGAGGGCATAGGGGCGCCCGGCCAGGTCCATGGTCCAATCGTAGAGTCGCCGCAGCACGCCCGATCAGACCCCTCTGGTGCGTTTCGGTCCGGATTCTTCCGCCCCGGCAGACCGCTGGGGCAGGCGAACGTCTCCTTTAGCAGGGCAAGGGCCTGTAGACAATTAGGTTGCGGGCAACGGCCCTGGGAAGGTGCTAGGCTGGCGGCATTGGCCAGCGGCTGACCCCCAAGGGAGCGCATGCAGGAGCACGCCGATATCATCTTCGCCAACGAGGCCTTCTACGTCGCCTTCCAGATGAAGGATCTGGAGGCCATGGAGGGGCTCTGGGCGCAGGCGGCGCCGGTGGCCTGCACGCACCCCGGCTGGCCCTGCCTGAACGGGCGCGAGCAGGTGCTGAAGAGCTGGCGGGCGATCTTCGAGAATCCCGATGCCGTGGCCGTCACCTGCCGGGCCGCCAAGGCGCGCCGCTACGGCGATACCGCCTTTGTCACCTGCTACGAGGTTATCGGGGAAAATCTGCTGGCGGCGACCAACGTTTTCGTCCGCGAGGAGGGGGCTTGGAGGATGGTGCATCATCAGGCCGGGCCCTGCCATGTGACGCCGCCCGAACTGGGCGAGGACGACGAGGAAGAGGAGGCCGGGCGGCTGCAGTAGGCCGCGCCCGGGCGTCTGTAGGCTCGCTTGCCGTCGGGCTAAATCAGTTCCACGTGCTCGGCCATCGGGCCCTTCTGGCCCATGCGGGTCTGCAGCCGGACGCGCTGGTTCGGCTGCAGCGCCGGCAGGCCGAAACGCTCCAGCGTGCGGCCGGAGACGAAGACGTCCTTGCCGCCGTTGTCCGGGATGACGAAGCCGAAGCCCTTTTCGACATTGAAGAACTTGACCGTGCCCTCGACCGTCTCGGTGGCACCCTGGTCTCCGGCCGCGGCGCCCGGCGGCGGCGCGGCGGAGGCTTCGACGGTATGGATTTCCGCCACCTGCAGGCCCTTGCGGCCCTGCATCAGGTCGCAGACGATCGTAGTGCCTTCATAGAGTTCGCGATTGCCCGAGCGCTCCACCACCGAAATATGCAGGAAGGCGTCGGGCGCGCCTTCGCTCAACTGGACGAAACCAAAGCCCTTGGTCGAATTGAACCACTTGACCACGGCCTTTACGTTACGGTGGGTGATTTCTTCTCGATCGAAATCGTGATCATTCGTCATTACAACGGCCACTCCAAGACAAGCAGGGGAGCCCCTTCCTACGTCCTGCAGCCATCGCAGCGCCGGGGAAGCCGGCGGCGTTCCACGCCCTGTCCGCGATCTCCGAACCTCATTGCTTGAGAGACGCCTCTCGTGCCCGGTGAAGGCAAACCGGCGGGACCCACCGTCTTTGTCCCGCAGTCGCGATGCCAGGTTCTTCCCTTTACGGCGCGGGGGTGAGGCCCACACGCCCATCCACCATTAAAGTTCCCCACTCCAAGCTCTACCTAGCCCTCATGTACCACGCTCAACGCCCCTGTAAGCGTTCGTTCCATTCAGCTTTTCCTACTCAAAAAGGACAGTTTTTCGCTGAGCGATACGTCCTGAACGTAGCATATGCGCGTTGCATTTAAACGTGTCTGTCAGATCAGTGCCATAGAAAAGCGAGGGAGACCCTTGCGGAGGCGGCCGTCGGTGGCGCCGCGCAGCCCCGGCGCGGCCTCCTGCGGGCGGCGCCGCAGGCGCGGTTTTCCGCGGCTTTGCCGCAGACCGGACCGGCAGCGAAGTCACCGGTTGCCAAGCGCGCGGCCCTGGCTATGATGCGCTCCGGCCGGGCGCCGGGACCCACTCCGCCGCCCACGGCCCTTTCCCCGGTCTCGGGGCCCCTGTGGCGGAATTGGTAGACGCGACAGACTCAAAATCTGTTTCCCGCAAGGGAGTGCCTGTTCGAGTCAGGCCAGGGGCACCATTTCGGACGTGAGCGCTTGGCGCGCGGCCCTTCCAAGTAAAATAAGACGAGTTGGACGCTTCTCGGCCGATCCGCCGGGGCCGCTTGGTTCCTGCGCCTCCAGCGCGCGTGCAAGACCTGACACCAGCGGTTTCGGATGGCCTTTCGTCGGATCCTCCCGGCGTCGGCGCGGCACCATCGATTAAGCCGCTTGACGCTCGCCGGTGGATGAAGGCAAAGTTCACGTATGGATATGCAATTGTATGTATTGTATATCGATACTTAGATGATGCTTTCAGGGAGAAGGTTGCATGGGTCTCGAGCCGGTGGAGATGGGTGACGCTGGACGCTGGTCGAAGGTGCCGGATCCGGTCGTCGAGACGATTACCGTCATGGGCCACCGGATCGTCACCTACAGCTACGGCGAAGGTGAAGAGGTGCTGCTGCTGCTCAACGGCGGACCGGGGCTGCCTTGCGAGTACATGCGGGTGCCGCACGCGCCGTTGGCGGGGCGCGGCTATCGGGTGGTGAGTTTCGACCAGCTCGGCACCGGCGCTTCGGATCGGCCGCGCGATCGCGGCCTCTGGACCATCGAGCGCTATGCCCGGGAAGTCGAGGCGGTGCGCGAGGCGATGAACCTCGGCCGCGTGCATCTCGCCGGGCATTCCTGGGGCGGCTGGCTGGCAATCGAATACGCGGCGCGCTACGGCGAGAACCTGAAAAGCCTCATCCTGCAGAATACCTGCGCCGATATTCCCCACCTGGTCAGCGAACTGGGCCGGCTGCGCGATGCCCTGGGTCCGGAAACCGGGGCCATGATGCTGGCGCACGAGGCCGCCGGAGATTTCGAGCACCCCGCCTACAAGGGCGCGATCACGGTGCTGAACTACCGCCACGTCTGCCGGCTGGACCATTGGCCCGAGCCGTTCACCCGGTCGATCGGCGACAGCAACCGCGAGATCTACAATATCATGCAGGGGCCGAACGAGTTCCTCTACACGGGCAACCTGCGCGACTGGTCCCGCCTGGACGACCTGGCGGAGGTCAAGGTGCCGGTCCTGATCCTGGTCGGCGCTCACGACGAGATCACCCCCGGCTGCGCGCTGCACATGCGCAAAGCGCTGTCCTCCGCAGAGGTGGCGGTCTTCCCGAACAGCGCGCATGTGCCGTTCTACGAGGAGCCGGACGCCTTCCTTGCGCGATTGACCGGCTTTCTCGACGGCGTCACGGGCCGAGCCGAGCGAGCGGCCTGAAACCCGGCGGAGACGGACCCATGGGACGCTTCGGTTTCGTTCTCTACCGGCCGCTTCAACTGATCCCCGTGCTGCTGGGGATCAGCATCATCACCTTCATGATCCTGCAGGCGGTGCCCGGAGACCCGATCCGCACCATGCTGGGCGAGAAGGCCTCGGCCGAGGTGGTGGCCTCCCTGCGGGCGCGCTATGGCCTCGACCAGCCGGCCATCGTTCAATACTTCATCTACCTGAAGAACCTGATGCAGGGAGATCTCGGCCAGTCGATCGTCTACAAAACCGACATCTCAAAGCTCATGGGCCGGCGCATCGAAGCGACCCTTTTCCTGTTGGCCTACGGCACCGTTATGGCGGTCGCCATCACGCTGCCCCTCGCCATCGTCTCCGCCGTCAACAAGGGGCGCTGGCCGGACCAACTGGTGCGGACCTTCTCCACCCTTGGCCTCGGCTTTCCGCCCTTCTGGCTGGGCATCATGCTGATCATCGTGCTCAGCGTCTGGGTCGGCTGGTTTCCGGTTGCCGGCTACGGCGAGGGCTTCACCGGCCATCTGCACCACCTCTTTCTGCCGGCCCTGACCATCGCCCTGGCGCTCTCGGCGATCCTGACCCGCACGCTGCGCGCCAGCCTGCTGGAGACCCTGGGAGCGGATTTCATCGTCGCCGCGCGCTCCAAAGGCCTGCCCAAGCGTTGGATCTTCTACCGCCACGTCCTGAGGAACTCCGTAATCCCCGCGATCAATCTGCTGGGGGTGAACATCGGCTGGCTGATCGGCGGCACCGTGGTCATCGAGTCGGTCTTCTCCGTCCCCGGTCTCGGGCAGTTCATGGTGCAGTCGATCTTCGCGCGCGATTACTTCGTCGTGCAGTCCCTGACGCTGATCTTCGCCGGCGCCACCGTGATCGTCAGCTTCACGGTCGATGTCATCACCGTGGCCCTGGACCCGAGGATCCGGATGTGACGAACCAGACGCCGCCGCTCGCCCGGCACCGCTTCGCGCGCCCGCCGGCCTTGCCCGCCTGGCGGGGCCAGCCGCTGGCGCTGCTCGCCGGGCTCGCCATCGTCGGCTTCTGGCTCGCGATTGCCGCCGGCGCCGGCGCCATCAGCCCCTACGACCCCAACGCCCACGACTATGCGGCGGTGCTGCAGGGGCCCAGCCCGGCCCACTGGCTGGGCACCGACAATTTCGGGCGCGACATCCTTTCGCGCATCCTGCACGGCACCGTCGTCGACCTGCAGATCGGCGTGCTGGGCGTCTTGCTGCCCTTCCTGCTCGGCACCGCCATCGGGCTCTTCGCCGGCTATTTCGGCGGGCTGGCCGATATCGCGCTGATGCGCCTGCTGGACATCATGCTGGCCTTTCCCTGGCTGGTGCTGCTCATGGCGATCATCGCGGTGCTGGAGCCGGGCATCCACAGCTTCTACATCGCCATCACCTGCGTTGGCTGGGTGTCCTACGCGCGCCTGATCCGCAGCCGGGTCCTGGTGCTGAAGAGCAGCGAGTTCGTGCTCGCCGCGCGCAATCTCGGCTATGGGCACCTGCGCATCATGTGCCGCCATATCCTGCCCAATGCCTTGGCCTCTTCCATCGTCTTCGCGATGTCCGACGTGGTCCTGGTGCTGCTGGCCGGCGCATCGATCAGCTACTTGGGCATGGGCGTCCAGCCGCCGACCGCGGAGTGGGGCGTCATGATCGCCGAAGGGCAGACCTTCATCACGACCGCCTGGTGGATCGCCGCCTTCCCGGGGCTGGCGATCGTCATCATGGCTTTGGGCTTCAGCCTGCTGGCCGACGGCCTGGCGGAGAAACTGGGAGTGGAGCATTGAGCGCCCCGCTGCTGGAGGTCAGCGGCCTCGGCCTGCAGCTCGGCCAGCGCGCGCCGATCACTTTGTTGCAGGATGTCAGTTTCGCTCTGGAGCGCGGCGAGATCCTGGGCATCGTCGGGGAGAGCGGATCCGGCAAGTCGCTGACCTGCCGCGCCATCACCCAGTTGCTGCCGCCCAACATCCGCCGCAGCGAAGGCAAGATCCGGCTCGGCGGGCGCGAAATCCAGGACTTGTCGGACGCGGACATGACCAAGGTACGCGGGCGCGAGATCGGCATGATCTTCCAAAACCCTTCGTCCTTTCTGGACCCGGTGATGACCGTGGGGGATCAGATCGCCGAGGCCGTTCGCGTCCACATGGGGGCGAGCCGCCGCGAGGCGCTGGCCGAGGCGGTGGAGATCCTGCGGCAGGTCGGCATCCCCGACCCGGCGAGCCGCGCGCGCAGTTTTCCGCACGAGTTCTCCGGCGGCATGCGCCAGCGCGCGATGATCGCCGGCGCCATTGCCTGCCGCCCCAAGGTCTTGATCGCGGACGAACCCACCACCGCGCTGGACGTCACCATTCAGGCGCAGATCCTGCGGCTGCTGCTGCAGATGCGCGACGAGAAGAGCCTCGGCATCATTCTCATCACGCACGATCTTTCCGTGGTGACCCAGACCTGCGACCGCGTCGTGGTGATGTATGCGGGGCGGCTGATGGAGGCGGCTTCGGTGCAGGAGATTCTGACCGCCCCGTCGCATCCCTACACCGCGAGCCTCATCGCCTCGCAGCCGGAGCGTGCCCGGCCAGGCGAAG encodes the following:
- a CDS encoding alpha/beta fold hydrolase; this encodes MSDVMELDGPRHGTKGDGPQAQARALVVFLHGLGADGNDLISLAPLLEPLLPDTAFVSPHAPYPCDMAPMGRQWFSLQDRDPEVLLAGVRDVAPSLNAFLDAELERHGLSDDRLALVGFSQGTMTALHTMLRRPKACAVIVGFSGALLAPEILGEKIVSRPPVLLVHGDADPVVPFEALAAARQALDLNGVPVAAYPRPGLQHGIDQEGLQLCAAALIEHLFPETVPSGGSAEDG
- a CDS encoding methyl-accepting chemotaxis protein, translated to MVKGTSNLFSGLRLSRKIPAVIVASALVAALSVGVASYFKAASTIREEAERKLTALAQVRASALEDYLATIRQDLRILSTNESVLEAAAAFTAAWDELGAGASDRLRQLYITENPNPTGQKDNLDLAQDGSRYSQVHGKYHPWLRRFLRERGYYDIFLFDTRGNLIYTVFKELDYATNLMEGEYKDTDLGKAYRAAMADPQAGFQAFFDFQPYAPSNDSPASFISTPLLDHAGQPLGVLVFQMPIDNINAVMQNTAGLGETGETYIVGADLLMRSDSRFQDESTILKQRIDNDAVAQALSGQQGMVQQLDYRGEPVVSAFTFVEFLDVRWAILADADQSEVFAGVTEMRNSSLILAAFILTFFTVAGIFIARGIVRPISAMTLAMGELAAGNKAIDIPARERNDEIGEMAKAVEVFKQNAIEAERLAKEQAAEAEAKAKRAQQVEDLSKRFDEKVTVVLNSVASATVEMRSTAETMSSTADRTNDRSGVVSRAADDAATNVRTVASAAEELSSSIGEISAQVTQSTQVANRATEESTKASETVRGLAGAAQKIGDVVNLIQDIAEQTNLLALNATIEAARAGESGKGFAVVANEVKSLANQTAKATEEIAQQITGMQSATNETVSVIDTVQKIITEISENATAIASAVEEQNAATLEISRNTQQVAAGMQEVTSNIGDVSEATKETSESASNVLEASDELSKQSELLRTEVNTFLEGLRSA
- a CDS encoding HNH endonuclease, with product MTGAAQTYPALVLNADFRPLSYFPLSLWSWQDSIKAVFLDRVNIVSEYDEVVRSPSFEMKLPSVISLKQYVSLDRRPAFTRFNVFLRDSFECQYCGDDLPAEDLTFDHIIPRSRGGRTSWDNVVTACQDCNLAKGNRMLGESGMRLLRPVEEPTTYQLQDNGRCFPPNFLHESWRDFLYWDSELES
- a CDS encoding demethoxyubiquinone hydroxylase family protein, with amino-acid sequence MIRVDHAGEYGARRIYEGQLAVLGKSACAPTLKHMHEQELHHLRTFEKLMVENRVRPTALQPVWHIAGFALGAATAMLGEKAAMACTVAVEEVIDEHYAGQNAQLGDDQAALKDTIETFRQEELEHRDIGLQHGAEETPGYELLSGAVKAGSRLAIWLSERF
- a CDS encoding disulfide bond formation protein B; this translates as MDLLLRNPRTLPALLAAACLGALGAAFASQYWGGLYPCVLCVYQRYAYGIALGFAVLAFLPAGSAAGRRLALLGSGLAFLGGAAIAVFHVGVEQKWWQGTAECHAPALPENATVEQLREILLNQPFAPCDKIPWEIFGISMAGFNVLAYVLLAALSFWAAFSTSKGAQT
- a CDS encoding YqaA family protein — protein: MLRRLYDWTMDLAGRPYALWALAVISFVESSIFPIPPDVLLIPMILAARQRAWVIAGVCTLASVAGGVAGYAIGALLFDTLGQPIVEFYGYVDRFQEFQAGYEEWGAWIVAGAGFTPFPYKVITITSGVMDLNFGVFMIASVISRGARFFLLAALLWHFGPPIRGFIERYLPQLTILFFVLLFGGFIALRYLF
- a CDS encoding nuclear transport factor 2 family protein, coding for MQEHADIIFANEAFYVAFQMKDLEAMEGLWAQAAPVACTHPGWPCLNGREQVLKSWRAIFENPDAVAVTCRAAKARRYGDTAFVTCYEVIGENLLAATNVFVREEGAWRMVHHQAGPCHVTPPELGEDDEEEEAGRLQ
- a CDS encoding cold-shock protein yields the protein MTNDHDFDREEITHRNVKAVVKWFNSTKGFGFVQLSEGAPDAFLHISVVERSGNRELYEGTTIVCDLMQGRKGLQVAEIHTVEASAAPPPGAAAGDQGATETVEGTVKFFNVEKGFGFVIPDNGGKDVFVSGRTLERFGLPALQPNQRVRLQTRMGQKGPMAEHVELI
- a CDS encoding proline iminopeptidase-family hydrolase — protein: MGLEPVEMGDAGRWSKVPDPVVETITVMGHRIVTYSYGEGEEVLLLLNGGPGLPCEYMRVPHAPLAGRGYRVVSFDQLGTGASDRPRDRGLWTIERYAREVEAVREAMNLGRVHLAGHSWGGWLAIEYAARYGENLKSLILQNTCADIPHLVSELGRLRDALGPETGAMMLAHEAAGDFEHPAYKGAITVLNYRHVCRLDHWPEPFTRSIGDSNREIYNIMQGPNEFLYTGNLRDWSRLDDLAEVKVPVLILVGAHDEITPGCALHMRKALSSAEVAVFPNSAHVPFYEEPDAFLARLTGFLDGVTGRAERAA
- a CDS encoding ABC transporter permease, producing MGRFGFVLYRPLQLIPVLLGISIITFMILQAVPGDPIRTMLGEKASAEVVASLRARYGLDQPAIVQYFIYLKNLMQGDLGQSIVYKTDISKLMGRRIEATLFLLAYGTVMAVAITLPLAIVSAVNKGRWPDQLVRTFSTLGLGFPPFWLGIMLIIVLSVWVGWFPVAGYGEGFTGHLHHLFLPALTIALALSAILTRTLRASLLETLGADFIVAARSKGLPKRWIFYRHVLRNSVIPAINLLGVNIGWLIGGTVVIESVFSVPGLGQFMVQSIFARDYFVVQSLTLIFAGATVIVSFTVDVITVALDPRIRM
- a CDS encoding ABC transporter permease, with the protein product MTNQTPPLARHRFARPPALPAWRGQPLALLAGLAIVGFWLAIAAGAGAISPYDPNAHDYAAVLQGPSPAHWLGTDNFGRDILSRILHGTVVDLQIGVLGVLLPFLLGTAIGLFAGYFGGLADIALMRLLDIMLAFPWLVLLMAIIAVLEPGIHSFYIAITCVGWVSYARLIRSRVLVLKSSEFVLAARNLGYGHLRIMCRHILPNALASSIVFAMSDVVLVLLAGASISYLGMGVQPPTAEWGVMIAEGQTFITTAWWIAAFPGLAIVIMALGFSLLADGLAEKLGVEH
- a CDS encoding ABC transporter ATP-binding protein, whose product is MSAPLLEVSGLGLQLGQRAPITLLQDVSFALERGEILGIVGESGSGKSLTCRAITQLLPPNIRRSEGKIRLGGREIQDLSDADMTKVRGREIGMIFQNPSSFLDPVMTVGDQIAEAVRVHMGASRREALAEAVEILRQVGIPDPASRARSFPHEFSGGMRQRAMIAGAIACRPKVLIADEPTTALDVTIQAQILRLLLQMRDEKSLGIILITHDLSVVTQTCDRVVVMYAGRLMEAASVQEILTAPSHPYTASLIASQPERARPGEALPAIGGQPPGPQEELAGCRFAPRCARAERLCEVTVPEPHQFAQGHVSACHFAGKVRLQ